The DNA segment AGACCGCTGCTTGGGGCGTTTCTGCTGCTGCTCTCGATGTTGCTTCATCAAACAGGCCCGTTCTACCGACCATTGGTAGCATCTGAAGTGCTCTGCAGTGTGATTTTGTTTCCACCCGGTTACCATCAGCGCTCAAGATGTGAATCAGAAATCTGAGCTGCCTTGAGCTGCCCGCACTTTGCTCTGGCTGAAGTAACCATGTTATGATTTTGGTGGTTTCTTATGGGGTCAACAATGAGACGCATTGATGTCGAACTTCCCGAAGAGGTTTTGCTCTCTCTGAAGGAGGACGAGCAGGCGTTTGCCCGCGAGCTGAAGATGCTGGCGGCGGTCAAATTATTTGAATTGGGTAAGCTCTCCTCAGGGCGAGCGGCGCAATTAGCCGGCATGTCCCGCGTCGAGTTTCTGTTGTCGCTCGGGCGCTACAAAGTTTCGCCTTTTTCTCTCACACCGGAGGAGCTGGAGCGAGATATCAGAAACGCCTGAGCGTACGGTGATTGTTAATGCATCGCCGCTGATTTACTTACATCGCATTGGTTGCTTGGATTTATTGAAGAACCTGTACGGCCAGATCGTAGTGCCGGCAGCCGTTGAGGCAGAACTCCGCGAAGGTCAGCGGCGCGGCGCCGATGTTCCCGATGTATCAACGCTGTCTTGGATCGAAGTTCGATCGCTTCGCAGTTCGGCGCTTCTTCCAGCGGTGACGGACCTCGGTCCGGGGGAGGCCGAGGTCATCGGACTGGCGCGAGAACATCCGGGAAGCCTCGTGATCATTGATGATCAACTGGCTCGGAAAATTGCTGAGATTTGTGGTGTGTCCCTAACCGGGACGATAGGCGTTTTGCTGAAAGCCAAGCAGCTAGGATATGTGCCGGCGGTCGCTCCAATCTTGCACGCGCTCCAACAGGTTGGGTTCTGGCTCGGTGAAGAGTTAACCCGGTTGGTTTTGGTCAAAGCTCATGAAGAATCTGGCCCATCCAATTGACGAGGAACCGTGCATGTGTGATTCAGTAGACCACGAAGGATGAAAAAGAAATTCTTTTCGCATCCTTCGCGTATCGCGTTGGCGACCGCTCGCGAGGTGGGAAGCCTGAATCCCCAAGCCCGCCGAGCGGGAAATCCCGGGCTCCTGCGGGGAAATCCGAAGCACGAAATCCGAAATCTGAAACAAATTCCAATGAACAAATTCTCAAATGTGAAACAAGGATTGAGCCAGTGTTTGGAACATTGAGATTTTGAACGTTTCAACTTGTTTCGGATTTCGTGCTTCGGATTTGGAATTGCTCTCGAAGAGGGTTTCGGATTTGGGATGTTCGACAGCGGGCTGGCTGTTACAAGCACGCCGGAGGCGTGCGCCCCTGGCGATTTGCGGGGAAGCAAGCAGGCGGCTTCACACCTGAGCAACACTTCAAGCCCGTCTGTAATCGCAGACTGCCGGGAAGCATAACCGCGCAAGGCGCGATACGGCGCGCCTCAAGGCCGTTTGTAATCGGCAGACGGCCGCAAAGCCATAACCGCGCAACCAGCGATATAGCTGCACCTCAAGGCAGTTTGTAATCGGCAAATTGTTGCCGGAGGAGTTTCTTGTCAAATTTGCCTACGCTCGTTTTAGGAATTTGCTCAACGAAGACGACATCGTCCGGCAACCACCAGCGGGCGACGCGCGGGCGCAAGAATTCGATCAATTCCTCTTTGGTGATCGTGTCTTTGTGTTCAGCCATCGGCACGACAACGGCCAGTGGGCGTTCCGCCCATTTTTCATGCGCGACGGCGATGACTGAGGCTTCCAGCACTTTCGGATGAGCCATCAATGCGTTTTCCAGTTCGACGCTAGAAATCCACTCGCCACCGGATTTGATGAGGTCTTTGGTGCGATCGGTAATTTGCATGAATCCTTCTTCATCAATGGTGGCGACGTCACCTGTGCGGAACCAGCCGTCCGGCGTCCACGACTCGGCGCTCGCTTCAGGGTTGTTGTAATACGCCGAAGCGACCCACGGCCCGCGCACTTGCAATTCGCCGACCGATTGTCCATCCCACGGCAGAATGCGGCCCTGCTCGTCTACCAATCGCACTTCGACGCACGGCGCCGGCGTCCCCTGCTTGGCGCGCAGCCGATAGCGTTCCTCTTCCGGCCAATTTTCCATGTAGGATTTCAGGTGCGCCCCAGTGCCATAGGGCGACGTTTCCGTCATACCCCAGGCATGCAATACCGAAATGCCGAATTCCTTTTCAAAGTCTTCAATCAACGAGCGCGGCACTGCCGAGCCGCCAACCACGATTCGTTTCAGGTGACGCAGATCGAATGGTTCGTTCTTCAAGACTTGATATAAGCCGATCCATAACGTTGGCACGCCGGCAGCGCAGGTCACTTTCTCATCCTGCATCAATTGGGCCAAGTCACGCGGCTGAAGA comes from the Blastocatellia bacterium genome and includes:
- a CDS encoding UPF0175 family protein, which encodes MRRIDVELPEEVLLSLKEDEQAFARELKMLAAVKLFELGKLSSGRAAQLAGMSRVEFLLSLGRYKVSPFSLTPEELERDIRNA
- a CDS encoding DUF3368 domain-containing protein, with amino-acid sequence MIVNASPLIYLHRIGCLDLLKNLYGQIVVPAAVEAELREGQRRGADVPDVSTLSWIEVRSLRSSALLPAVTDLGPGEAEVIGLAREHPGSLVIIDDQLARKIAEICGVSLTGTIGVLLKAKQLGYVPAVAPILHALQQVGFWLGEELTRLVLVKAHEESGPSN
- a CDS encoding long-chain fatty acid--CoA ligase, which translates into the protein MRGLMMDFPLTLKHILAHNEQLYGKKEIVSRTSNGIHRYTYADFQRRVRKLANVLQQLGVRRGDRVATFAWNHYQHLELYFAIPCIGAVLHTVNLRLFSEQLVYIFNHAEDRFVFVDPSLLTLLEPIAERLKTVEQYIVLGDGAIPPTSLAPTLSYEALMADASDQFEFPDLDERDALGLCYTSGTTGHPKGVLYSHRAIFLHSMASAMSGGLGLSEQDVLMPVVPMFHANAWGQPFTATFCGCTLVFPGPFLQPRDLAQLMQDEKVTCAAGVPTLWIGLYQVLKNEPFDLRHLKRIVVGGSAVPRSLIEDFEKEFGISVLHAWGMTETSPYGTGAHLKSYMENWPEEERYRLRAKQGTPAPCVEVRLVDEQGRILPWDGQSVGELQVRGPWVASAYYNNPEASAESWTPDGWFRTGDVATIDEEGFMQITDRTKDLIKSGGEWISSVELENALMAHPKVLEASVIAVAHEKWAERPLAVVVPMAEHKDTITKEELIEFLRPRVARWWLPDDVVFVEQIPKTSVGKFDKKLLRQQFADYKLP